CAACACAAAAAACTTAGTTCTAATAGCTGACCAAACAACATAGCTATCTTAAAATTTTAGTGATATATTTGTTGTTTGGTCAGTTATTAGAACTTAGagactgcattttttttttctgggattgTACATAGTGGTCTGAATTTATTGTTTCATATTATATGTGGAACAATGTCATCATATGAAGTTTATTGTCCTTTTTCCTATCATCATCAGCTGTAAAAACTGTGTCTTTTGACTTGTCTGTAGGCTGTATGTACCAGTAGTGTTATAaagtataggcatccaacaaacaaaactcggtgcgcagaaaccagcaggTGTGACACTCTCacacagatgacgtatgctccctttcccagcatgctccctgcctccaatcacaccaccgacactgcgcatgcgctcgtattatcttcttgtgctgaactgaacacgtgttgTTGCTcagagtcagggagtcacatagcgttttatattatattaatttaatttaatttaaatataaggacagttccagtgaagatagataccgattatgacttagaaagagacgatgttgacctcttgtaatattatattcacttaattggttattgttacagctgctctttgagtgcacatgtccaCAACCGTAGCCAttatagctataccagtagcTGCTTATTAAAGAACCCGCCTACTGCTGGGGGgtgagaggggtatagcatgcgcagTGCAAGGAATCTGAGCTGAGTTTTCCTTATAGGATACCTATAACAATTCCCCTCGTAATGTGATTAACAGATCAGGAGAAGGAACACACCCAGTGTTAATGCTAGGGAGAAAAGCTTCACTTTCTTTGCTGGAAATTGAAACTAAATCATATTGTCAGTCTAGAGAAGAAAAGATTTAATGTACTGCAGAACAAAATACAGTACCTACAGAAATAACTATTACACATAGATTTATATAACTGTATTAACAATTGCCAATTTGTGGCTTCAATGGAAGTCCTCTTTAATTTTTTAGAatcggactttttttttttttattattttctttattaaatactGCAGTCCAGATTTCAGCCAGTCAATGGGAACAGTTGTTGGCGGTTTTTCACCTTGGATTGTGTGATTCCACAAATCGATGGTGACACACTAGTTGGTTGAACAATTGAAGTGCACTGTGAGGCATAATCAGTGTAAATCTTCAGAGTACATATTTTTAATAGTCTTCATTTCTTGTCTTACATTACGAAATGTGAAAAGTATGATTTTATGTCACCATAAATGAAAAATTTAGAAGAATGGAGTACAGTAAAccactttttaattattattttaaattcatattaggAAGTACTGAAGTAGGCctgtgtacagacccagaaacaaattcaggtggcccaaattttgtttctgggtctgtacataggcacattaatttatatagttaatctTTGTACAGGAGCCCTAAAAGGTCACAGCAtttcgtcgcctgaatgcaagaactaggtaacttgatatttcatattttgtgacattgcctatttatttatttattgcactaaggaatatgtctcgtattcttttacctatttgttatattggaaaatagatgtcgctggtatcattcgatcagttaccttgatcctggattacattttgtgcgatttttgctatgctataaaagaggtaactaaaaaaacgcaaatttcgagttacctagttcttgcattcatgcGACGATTTAATAGTTTATATTGAAAAATCAACTATGAACAATAATTCACTGTGTCCAAGGAGTGGGGCAAAATTGGACCACATTAACTTCATTAAAATGCTTTTAAAATTAGTATTCTCGTGTTAAAACTCTgttgaatgaatgagaggagaaactttaaagggtATGGGAAAACACACCCTTGCAAGGGAGTTCGgaactgagaaaaactgaatatgcgaGCTCGAAGCCTGTTGTCCATTTGTCTCACTCTGAGTTCTGCTCTACGGAAGGAGGTCTAAAATTTTTTAGGGGAAAATTccgaaatggacgtaacctaatagctatcaCGTATGGGGAGAGAGGCAGGGGAGAAGAATGACTGCAGGTTCGGAAGAAGAAATGCTGGAAGTTGTAAGTCTGAAAGGCACCATTCCTATCGCATTGCAAGTTGAGTCGAGTAAACTCGCTCATGTAACAGGGTAATGTGTGAAAGCTAAGGCAAGGTATTTATATCGAAGATTCATGTTTGGAAAAAACACCAAAATTTTTTTGGGGGAGGAGGATGTAcagtaggtccgtggcccatttcttttaggggtaatcccgacatttgtcttagcgccttaggaaaaccatacacaggatgagttgtctcagttTATGAGACTAGCTAATTGGCTCTTTGCAGTTAAAACGCTTCcactattgttaaaataataattcatgtaAGACATTGATAGATGTGCAATCAAAATTACTTTAtaccggtacctatggtattaaacattttatatccTAAACGGTAAATACAGGTAATATAagctacaataaaatattgtgtttgaagaGAAAAGCAATTTTATCAGCTCTAGTTTCCGAGGAGGGGGTGGGGGGAGAGGGAAGAGGTATGTTGAAACATTTATCAATATTAGCCATTTCTCTTATTAGAATAACGCTACCAAGGACCTTATGATTTTAGAAAGAATAATACCATAGTCGAAATTGATTTCTACTTCGCTTAAAAAAAGGTGAatgaaccgttgcttacgagattatacaagctggcgcatagagcttgaaaaacgagtctgaagtggttccctcgtaatgccaattccgccgctcggagagctgttctgccctatatattcatagcagaacacttaaaagacattgacatttgggacatttaaaggactcatcattgcttattaaatgcttcgtacaatattttatggacaatagacgtaatttgcaaacttctactcctcaattatattacaataaaaggctgtcattcttgatattaaaacatattacatataaactgagggactgtctgctctgtacttcaattcatacaccaaacatttccggaaataaattaacttgacatcttacatatacgcactatagcctacccttttcacctaatattattaatattgttattaaataagatattgaaactaattaaggtactgcattatctttaatttccttgaattcataattacgcacttgcaagaaggcctaatttttccctctctttttaaaaaaaatacggacgtcacaataactgaaaagtataattattgcacgatttttttcttgcagtggtgaaaacatttctataggcctactgattaatctattgagcatagtaatagtaaacgctgtagtattttagtgcgtgtacgcctacttagctcttgtaaaacgaaattttcactttcactttcaacggaacactcacttatattcagttcttgtatcttgcagtaaattatccatttgtgatcatctttccaatataacctcccattgaaacgaccacttaaaatcatgagctagaatttattattttaaaaaaatttccacgtacatactgttataattgttatgaaccacaatacaaaagacgacactgtgaaattggattaatttaccaagatcaacatcagtaccggtagtataaaatcacatataggtctaggctatattatttcattactttgtggtattaattagaagaattaattttgaagaatttacaaatatgctgaaataatttatgacacctcttatagaaatgtaaaaatatgtatgtacattttgaaacaatgggtatagcaccacttgaaaatgttgagcattttaacagtaacttgtaaattgttccatcacgttgtctatagtgtttatttattgtagcacttttagaacgaacgtggttcacatacataagaagaaatgacgatggaatgagtctaacacatacagttttctttaatttttagcaaatgatgaagttgaatatatactgttacttcatatcctaacataagtagagttgccaccatagatgtaacacctgaaatgaatattataaaataaattaatgtattggtaatgatacaagaataaaaagaaattaggctagacataacctcacaaaattacaaacacatgctaaaaaaaaaaaaaaaaaagaaaactttacgtatccgtatataataaaactagatattccagatataatttgtttcacacgataaccacctcagcctatttcggcagcagccattattagttacagtttgaggtgcatacctaatctcatactaaccttattaagttctctaacctaattcactgataattacgtaacaatacacaggtctaaaatacagacaaatacacattaattacctaataattacagcatgaagataattcattacttttgtcggtattttctaaaagagaaagggaaaacagtaacaacattatcttcaatgtttacatcacgtcgttcccattttcattaggcctatatcagtaatgcttggtaagtgaaacaatgcatgaaattattttacatttcgggtcacatcattcgagagtcggaaaatgcaattcgccacttttaacatagcaatgcttgttatatgagagaattttgacatttaccttaacctataaagatacgacctgttggtacagagttcttcacatagcaaaacacagacaattttcgaatataacttagctgaacaaacttcaaataacactgtaatatgcttggcatatttataatattcatactcaatcagtaatgcacaattaatcgaactattttcacgatgcacaatgctttgtaatggtactattcatcatttcatagggcagagaagcgaacctagcggcagaaattgtcatgactcacagagacctactcacgatcgtgctatgcgccagcttgtgtaatcccgtaagcaacggaATGAACTCACCGGTGATTTCATACATTTTTACGGCGGTAGATGTCGCTTGTGTTTTTGCTGCCGACTGCAAGTTGAACTGTGTTGAGCGCGTTGAACATATGCGACAAGTACGAACATATGGTAAATAAGTGCAAGGTTATGCGAAACGAAATTTTGATAGTTTCTGTTAACTGTAATTGgaacaatttataaattagtAGAAAGTTAGAATTGGCTACAGAATGACGTATCTAAAGTCGTGGGAAGAATTCGAGAAAGCTGCGGAGAGGTTGTATTTGCAAGACCCTATGAAGGTATGTTTTATAATACACGTTGTCATAGTCATATCTTTATAATATGCTGGTAAGTAtccaatttattcatttttaaagtaATTGAAATGGCATACAGCAATCAAATTTTAGAACTTAATGTTGTTAAAAAGTTCATGGAGTTCCTTTTCATAAAACATGTTGAAATCATTATAATTCGTTGGAATCTTAAGATTGCAAAAGTACACATCGGATAAATAGTGTTGCATTTTAAACTGTTTGGACATACACATTTGAAAGGCGTGTAATTACAAGCCAAAATTTTTTAATGTCATGTCAAACCCGGTTTCTGTGGAGGTTAAAGACGATGTGAAGTGTTAACATTCGTGCAGCCTGCAGAAttttctctgtaggctatatgaTTAGGCCTTTGTAATGCATAACATTGAATATTTCTAGTCACTTTGTTTGAAACCTACATAATTACTTCATGTAATCTAATTTTAAACAGACTAATTTAAGCTAACTTAAGCCTGTCTGTTTTGGAAGTACCCTTGAATCTTCAGTCGTGTTAAGTTATTTTTGTTGGCAATGCGTCAATGCGAGACTAGTGAAAGCAGAAAGCTATACAGTGTATTCAAGTATAGAAATCCTTGTTGCTAAATTTCTCGTGAAAATCCTAAATATTCATCCCTATTTAAGTTGTAGAAAATGGCAACCTCCCTGTGACCGTGTTTACGAGTTACCCCTTTTCAAGCTGTCTTCAACCTCAATCGtgatttatgttactgtatgttaATAAGGTTATGCcaatgtatggaaccggtgcccacccagcatcgtgatgcacttggggagctatgataggtagcaaaatccggttgcaaatgccagctataacggctggggggatcatcgtgctaaccacacgatacctccattctggttggatgatcgtccacctctgcttcggcatgtgggcgtgagaccagcagccggctggtcggtctaggcccttcatgggctgtagcgccacggattattaaattATGTTACTAGGAGTACAAAGACTTGAACCTCGTATACGcgccccccccttttttttttatagttttttacATTCTCAAACTTtctaataatattgaaataattttaattggtttTCTCATAAGTAAATCTATTTACAGCGTGTTTCAGGTATGCTTACGAGTGTAATCAATTTCGTTAAAAATTATGGGTTAATTTCAAGAAATGTTGCCTTCTCCCTAATAGGGCTGTCAGCTGTTCTATACTGTCACTTTCCAGTCTAATTCCTTTAGATTAAGGAAGGTTGGATTAGGGGATAACGACATTTTCTTGGAATACAGCAGATATTTTTGTATTCGGTGACTGTCTTAACGCATTTAATAATCGATTTTGTAAacttaaaatgaatatgtcagtgatttatttaagctttaataaaaacgcggaaattcgaggatatagcctacattatcCACATTTTGTAATACCGTCATCAAAAAATTATTTGACTGATTTCTAAAGTAGTTATGTATTTACAGTTTGTACAGTATGTTAATGATGGATGtgcaaatttataataattacattgttttatttcaggTGCGGTACACTATGAAATACACACACAATAAAGGTTGCCTTTCGTTGAAGTTAACAGATGACATTGATGTAAGTAAATGTTACGATTTTTAAATACAGGCCTGCTTGTTAATCCATTTATAAGGAAACATTCTTAAAAACATATGCTACCAAAAGTGcatcactaatttttttttttttttttttgcagaattataagtaggcctactaagttaGCCTGGATTATTTATGACTATACAAATTACTGTTTGTTCAGATAACCATCTTTTCAGACATGCTGTactgcagtggcgtatactggttaaagggtttgggctaccactgaccctattattacacaaaatatatctaaccattactttaattttaattactatggtaaaactaataatacaaaattattacattatgttatattataaacttttttcttttgtaatttccttgggctaccgccggtagccccagtagcccgcaaaatacgcccctgctgtaCTGCTAATAAAAACCATGCTTAGTATATATACGTATGGTCTGTCAGTCGCTCCGTACTATATGCAGCAAACTGGCTGCCATATGTTCAGACTCTGTAGAAAGCAAACACCTGATGAAGCATCACGGTTGACTGGTCATCTCGATCATTTGAAGGGTATCATAGACTGAAAACTGTCTTCGATGTGTTTATAATATGCATAATGAAAATGATTTAACTGCCTGATGCCCTCTCACCTGATTTGTGAACCTAGAAGGTGTACGGGCTATCAGATTTAATAAaagattacaataaaatatttaaataataaattaataaaataaaattttaacgaaCTAAGTTATGTtggctataagaatataaatataaagtgtaagCAGCAttgaaaaagataaaaaaaatatattcgtgTTTATCCTCTAGTTGAATGGGAcagttataatattttgtaacaattgTATTCGTAATGTCACAAGACgaaagtaaatacattaaagaaaccAAGGAGCAAATTCAAGATAAGAATGaacaaaagttgttaattttaaaacCATATGGTGATTTTTccattgctttttttttctttcttttttttttttaaataacttcaaCACGAATTTTGTTTGCTCCATCCTTGACATTTCGTCATATggtcgttgaatgtggaataatagaatctgCATCCACCTTACCATAAGTAGCTCCAACATCAACCATTGTCTGTGAGTAAGCATCTCTTAATACACACTATTGTAAAAGTTTTAAGCAAAGTGAACGTAtagattttgtttatttttattaaatactgtgatTGAAATAGATTgtcttcttttgaaaaaatttgagATGTGTCacaaaatctgtttttttttttatgcaatcacatatttactaagctacattaaacattttcattactgatatGAGTAGTTTGACAAGAAGGATGCTGAATGACATTgataatataaagcattatttaatTTAAGACTTATGACAATGTTTCAAAATGTCTGAGCATTagattgaataaattatttcatttaaagaattgtgttatttaaaaattgtttctgtatttaaatgttcaaatacttcCTGCTTTTCATgctaactgaaataaaaacaaatggtaaCCTTCTTAAGTAGGCTGTTTTGGGTATTAGGCATTAAAAGGTGATGTAATTGTAGTGCAACAACCTCGAGCACTTGTGACTGAATAAGCAAACATTTCAGCCAATTGGTTATAAATTCTCGACTGCATCTACTCGAGCAAATCATTTCCCGGCTGCCTTCTTCATAACTGAAGACTGATCAGTGAGCTCCGGTTGACTGTTTCCGTTAGAATGCAGAGGTCTATTAGACACCACTTGTAGTTCAGACTATTTTTATCCACTTGCCACCAGTGTTAATAACACTTACGAATCTCCTGGTGAAGAAGAGGTACAAAATCTCACTCATTCACATGATCTTTGTGTAACAATACTCACCAATGTAAGTGTATGagatacaattattgaaacaTGTTGGGAACAGCCAATGACTTTGTGGTCAAGTGTTCTGGCATTGGAAACCAATCAGCCAACAAATCtatttaaatattaagaaatttaatttcaaaggTGGATAAGGTGCCAAAAATACTGTATTGCACTTCCTCATAGGTAGCTGTCACATTGAAAAATACAAAACTAATTTggtgtgaaatattttaagttacataGGTTAAACTATTTACAtacaaatttttttgtttacACAAGATTTCATCGTTTTTCctgttatatacatacatatatatatcttCGAAGGATTAACTGGCCTAGATGAGGAAGTACATGGGAAGTTCTTACTTCGTAATGCAAGAGGTTACTCATACTgtaagaatttaattaaaattcaattttgttTCGTTCCAGTGCCTCCAGTATAAAACTGAAATTGTTCAAGACTTGAAGAAAGTTGAGAAGTTTATAAATAATTTGATGCGTCATATGGCTTCAAAAGAACAGTGATATATGTGATGTGAgttgtgaaaaataatttaacacaTGCGGAACTGTTATTGTCAAAGACATTTGTACATAAT
The sequence above is a segment of the Periplaneta americana isolate PAMFEO1 chromosome 3, P.americana_PAMFEO1_priV1, whole genome shotgun sequence genome. Coding sequences within it:
- the Srp9 gene encoding signal recognition particle 9 kDa protein; this encodes MTYLKSWEEFEKAAERLYLQDPMKVRYTMKYTHNKGCLSLKLTDDIDCLQYKTEIVQDLKKVEKFINNLMRHMASKEQ